The genomic region GGTTGACGCCGGTGTTATGGTGATTTTGTAACATAGTTCTCGATATTCTCCAGCTGGGATGTCCAGCCGCCTTCGTCCATGCGGAACGCCTCCAGACGACGGCCGCTAGGAATATTCTCAAAACCGGACTCGATCAGCCGAAGAAGCGTGCCGGTTTCGGTCTCCTCCAGCAGAAATTCGACGAGCGTGGGCGTCTCCACGGAGTAATCGATGGCGGGATCGATAGCGCCGGGGTGCCAGGTGTAGGAGAAGAGGCGCTCGGGCTCCATCTCCTTGATTACGACGTTCCAGCGGACGTGCTCAAAGCCCGGATAAGTCATATGCCCGGTCGATATCTGCCCGGACACAAAGGGGCCGTCCACCTTCACGCGAAACCACTCGCCAAACTCCTGGTAATCCGTCAGCGCGCGCCACACGCGCGCGATGGGCGCTTTCACTTCAATCTGCTTCTCGATACGGTCCTGGGACATGGAATTTCACTCCGCCTTTCACAAAAACGCAACTTGATAATTGCATATTAGCATATCGTGATGGAAAACGCAACCCACGGACCGCCCTGATGCGACGTAAGAATGCGCCTGCGGAAGTCCGCAGGCGCCGGCGATACCCTCACTCTACGCTCTGGAGTTGCCCTTCACCAGCGCCATGAATTCCTGGCGCGTGGCGCGGTCGTCGCGGAAGAGGCCCATGACGTGCGAAGTGACCATGGTGGACGCTTGCTTTTGAACGCCGCGCATGAGCATGCACATATGCGCGCCTTCGATCACGACGGCGACGCCGCGCGGGCTGAGGGCGGTCTCGATGGCTTCGGCGATCTCAGTGGTCAGGCGCTCCTGAACTTGCAGGCGGCGCGAGAACATATCGACGAGGCGCGGAATTTTGCTCAGGCCCACGATCTTGCCGTCGGGAATATACGCGACGTGGACCTTGCCGTAGAACGGCAGCATGTGGTGTTCGCACATCGAGTAGAACTCGATATCCTTCACGACCACCATGTCGTCGTAATCTTCATGGAAGATCGCGCCGTTCAGCAGCGTCTCCACATCCTGCTTGTAGCCGCTGGTCAAAAACTTGAGCGCTTCGGCGACGCGGTGCGGCGTGCGCAGCAGTCCCTCGCGATCCGGATCTTCGCCGACGAAGGTCAGGATATCGCGATATTTGTCTTCCAGTTCTTCCTGGCTGACATTTTTCTTCGAGCCGCCGCCTGTGGGGCGCTGATCGCGTGAAGGTCGAATTTCCAAATCCTCGATGTTCTCCTCATCGGTCGTGGGTAAAAATGACATGATTCACTCTTCTTCTAAGGCTCTTCGCCGTAATACTTAAATACGTTGCGCGGCGTTTCACGGACGAGCACCCGGTACAGTCTGGCCGGACCGAGCGGCGCGTTCGCAAGGCGATTCGCCAATTTCTCCCAAATCACTTTGGTGACGTTCTCGGATGTCGGATTGAGGCCGGAAAACTCAGGAACGTCGTAATTGAGATGCTTGTGATCGAACGGCCGCAGCACCTCCTCTTCGACGATTTGGTCGAGCAGCGCCATCGGCGCGATCTCGCCCGTACGGGAGTCTGGCTCGCCGGACAGCGTCACCTCGATCTCGTAATTGTGCCCATGCCCGTTTTCCCAGTTGCACTTGCCGAAGATCTCGGCGTTCTCTTCCTCGGAGAGCTTCTGGGAGTGCAGGCGGTGCGAAGCGGAAAAATCATACATGCGTGTCGCGGTCAGCAATGGTTCGTCCTTTCTCCTCGATACGGACGACAGCATCGCCCATCGCTCATCGGATTCCCAGAGGGTCACGCGCACCAGTCGTCCCTGCGGCGGGATTTTCCCGGTGCAGCGCTCCCAAATGAATCGCGTCAGATTTTCGGGCGTCGCGGGAGTATCCCGCAGCGCGGGAACATCGTGATCGAGAATTTTGCCGTCCAGCCACGAAACAATCTCCGCCTTCATGACGGCGTCGATATCACGGATATTGACCACCATCCCCGAATCGGGATCGATCTCGCCGGCCACGGCCAGCTCGCACGAATAATCGTGACCTCCGGCCCGGCCGGTCAGGCTTCCCGTATCTCCCGCCGAAAACCGCGCGCGGCGACAGAGCGCAATGGTCATAGCGAATATACCTTCAATCGAGAGAGCTAAGCCGCAAACAAAATGCCTGTCTCACCAGGTAAACAGGGCAGTCATAGGAAATAGTTCCCAACATCATATTCCCCTTGACTCAAAAACGACAAACGACGCGGCTGATATCAGCCACGTCGTTATCATTTCGATGTGCGGGAAGTTTCATCCAGCAGAGGCGGTGTCGATCAATCGTTTCCGCTACGCATATAGAACGGAGTGTAAGCCTCCATGGCATGGGCCGGACGCTGCGAAGAAGCTCCAGGGCCGGGGTCGTGAACAATTGTCGCTGTTTCGCTCGCGGATCCACGCGATGGATCAATCGTTCCTGCCTGACGCGATGGATCCACCGTTCCCATCTGATTGTTAGGGCGCGTCAAATGCACGGACCGGGCGCTGGAAGGCAGCGCAAAGGCGACAGTGTGCATGTAATCCACTTTGGAGCGAACTCCAGAGAGAATGTCGTTGGCATGTGATGACGCGCTCGCGACCCGAGTCGTATCGTCAGGAGTCGGCGCAATCGGAGCGGGCGGCGTGGGCGCGTCGTTTATTGGCGCGGCGGTCGTGTCATGCGACGGCGTGTCTCGATTGGCGATCTGCGTATCGTCCGGATGCTTGTTCACCGCAGACGGCGGCTTATGCAGCGGATTGTGCGGCGCCTGCGC from Capsulimonas corticalis harbors:
- a CDS encoding SRPBCC family protein; translation: MSQDRIEKQIEVKAPIARVWRALTDYQEFGEWFRVKVDGPFVSGQISTGHMTYPGFEHVRWNVVIKEMEPERLFSYTWHPGAIDPAIDYSVETPTLVEFLLEETETGTLLRLIESGFENIPSGRRLEAFRMDEGGWTSQLENIENYVTKSP
- the folE gene encoding GTP cyclohydrolase I FolE, whose amino-acid sequence is MSFLPTTDEENIEDLEIRPSRDQRPTGGGSKKNVSQEELEDKYRDILTFVGEDPDREGLLRTPHRVAEALKFLTSGYKQDVETLLNGAIFHEDYDDMVVVKDIEFYSMCEHHMLPFYGKVHVAYIPDGKIVGLSKIPRLVDMFSRRLQVQERLTTEIAEAIETALSPRGVAVVIEGAHMCMLMRGVQKQASTMVTSHVMGLFRDDRATRQEFMALVKGNSRA
- a CDS encoding 6-carboxytetrahydropterin synthase is translated as MTIALCRRARFSAGDTGSLTGRAGGHDYSCELAVAGEIDPDSGMVVNIRDIDAVMKAEIVSWLDGKILDHDVPALRDTPATPENLTRFIWERCTGKIPPQGRLVRVTLWESDERWAMLSSVSRRKDEPLLTATRMYDFSASHRLHSQKLSEEENAEIFGKCNWENGHGHNYEIEVTLSGEPDSRTGEIAPMALLDQIVEEEVLRPFDHKHLNYDVPEFSGLNPTSENVTKVIWEKLANRLANAPLGPARLYRVLVRETPRNVFKYYGEEP